A genomic segment from Tuwongella immobilis encodes:
- a CDS encoding DUF1559 family PulG-like putative transporter, giving the protein MSINLHGMKRTAFTLIELLVVISILGILIGLLLSAVQSVRTAAARSNCQNNLRQMGLALHQFHGRHDRFPPGRNPNKSGQTPFDMLSWQSLILPDIEQESLYRQAEEDCRLYPDKFQVYKSHRGSRATIKLWICPADSRLYSPGADSKGVQAAYSSYLGIIVWRDSSKPDDLPQLGMMVASAGWNVSEIRDGTSNTLFVGERPPPENLLAGWWYPLYRYIPDSYGPFSCMDFGALAISLADPCSFVRSDVYGPGDIRSACDRFRFWSFHPQGANWLLADGSVRFIRYSQSNIIGPMVSIAGGEVIANLE; this is encoded by the coding sequence ATGTCGATAAACCTTCACGGGATGAAGCGAACCGCATTCACGCTCATCGAATTGCTCGTTGTCATTTCGATCCTCGGTATCCTCATTGGCCTCTTGTTGAGCGCGGTCCAATCGGTACGCACGGCGGCTGCCCGCTCAAACTGCCAGAACAATCTTCGGCAAATGGGGCTGGCACTCCATCAATTCCATGGCCGACACGATCGATTTCCACCCGGTCGCAATCCGAACAAATCGGGGCAAACACCGTTCGACATGCTGAGTTGGCAATCCTTAATTCTGCCAGATATCGAACAAGAATCACTGTATCGCCAAGCGGAAGAAGATTGTCGGTTATACCCAGATAAATTCCAGGTTTACAAATCACACCGTGGCAGTCGTGCGACCATCAAACTCTGGATTTGCCCCGCAGATAGTCGACTCTATTCACCAGGTGCGGATAGCAAGGGAGTGCAAGCTGCCTACTCGTCCTATTTAGGGATAATTGTCTGGCGTGACAGTTCGAAACCCGACGATTTACCTCAACTGGGGATGATGGTTGCTTCCGCTGGCTGGAACGTTTCAGAAATTCGAGATGGCACCAGCAACACTCTCTTTGTTGGTGAACGACCACCACCAGAAAACCTCCTCGCTGGCTGGTGGTATCCCCTTTACCGATATATCCCGGATAGCTACGGCCCATTTTCCTGTATGGATTTTGGTGCCCTTGCAATCTCATTGGCTGACCCTTGCTCTTTCGTCCGGAGCGATGTCTATGGTCCTGGTGACATTCGCTCCGCATGCGATCGCTTTCGCTTTTGGAGTTTTCATCCTCAAGGCGCAAATTGGCTTCTGGCAGATGGGTCGGTCCGATTCATCCGTTATTCTCAATCGAACATCATTGGTCCCATGGTTTCGATCGCGGGGGGAGAGGTCATTGCGAATCTCGAGTAA